In a single window of the Streptococcus ilei genome:
- a CDS encoding DUF1958 domain-containing protein, translating to MKFKRALFATLSLACLSFPMLAKADDLYQQEDIMSITEKSGTSVDEFFRPKADIVVDAHTGAILYGDNIDAPRDSGSMAKLMSVYVLLRAIKEGQLDYDTLITATDTDVIISQNQKLSNSPIVAGAQYKVSTLLNMIFVPSSSAATIMIANKVSGGDPDKFLDLMNQRAQEIGMTNTKWNNPNGAPTAVLDGYYNPTRYDQHAINQTTARDMSILAYHIVNEFPEILNYTKNAKITLFQGTDYEETHENYNYSLEGGRYSLKGADGLKTGSSPTADYNYTLTVNRGNQRFVQVIMGVGHYDVEIAESLRHVIGNALIERLYQDYEYKEVLPAGDHTIQGQTYHLDKPFYATVKRGTNPEISVQNGQLQIANGLQTVSPSIQQTQAVSAVEAPHQKTTSSRQKGWDPMWLCCFLPFIFLRVFFNIRYKRK from the coding sequence ATGAAGTTTAAACGTGCCTTATTTGCGACACTTTCCCTTGCTTGCCTGTCTTTCCCAATGCTAGCAAAGGCGGATGATCTTTATCAACAAGAAGATATCATGTCGATCACAGAAAAATCAGGGACTTCGGTGGATGAATTTTTCCGTCCCAAGGCTGATATTGTCGTTGATGCTCATACAGGAGCTATTCTTTACGGAGATAATATTGATGCTCCTCGTGACTCCGGTAGTATGGCTAAATTGATGTCCGTCTACGTGCTTCTGAGAGCTATTAAAGAAGGGCAGCTGGATTATGATACCCTGATTACAGCGACGGATACGGATGTGATCATTTCTCAAAATCAGAAGTTGAGCAATAGTCCCATTGTGGCGGGTGCTCAATACAAGGTATCTACCCTCCTAAATATGATTTTTGTTCCTTCATCCAGTGCTGCTACCATCATGATTGCCAATAAGGTGTCTGGAGGAGATCCAGATAAATTCTTGGATTTGATGAACCAGCGGGCCCAGGAAATTGGAATGACCAATACCAAGTGGAACAATCCTAATGGTGCCCCAACTGCAGTCTTAGATGGCTACTATAATCCGACCCGCTATGATCAACATGCCATTAACCAAACAACAGCAAGAGATATGTCTATTTTGGCCTATCACATAGTTAATGAGTTCCCTGAAATTCTCAACTATACTAAAAATGCCAAGATAACACTCTTCCAAGGGACAGATTATGAAGAAACCCATGAAAATTACAATTATTCCTTGGAAGGTGGAAGGTATTCTCTAAAGGGAGCGGATGGCCTAAAAACCGGCTCTAGTCCGACAGCAGATTATAATTACACCTTGACGGTTAATCGCGGAAATCAGCGATTTGTTCAAGTCATTATGGGAGTTGGGCATTACGATGTGGAAATTGCAGAGAGCCTGCGCCACGTCATTGGAAATGCCCTGATTGAAAGACTGTATCAGGATTATGAGTACAAAGAGGTGCTGCCTGCAGGGGATCACACGATTCAGGGGCAAACCTATCACTTAGACAAACCCTTCTATGCTACAGTGAAAAGAGGGACCAATCCAGAGATTAGTGTTCAAAATGGACAACTACAAATCGCAAATGGCTTGCAAACGGTATCTCCGTCCATTCAGCAAACGCAGGCTGTAAGCGCAGTAGAAGCGCCCCACCAGAAGACCACGAGTAGTCGTCAAAAAGGCTGGGATCCAATGTGGCTCTGTTGCTTCCTTCCCTTTATTTTCTTAAGAGTTTTCTTTAACATCAGATATAAGAGAAAATAA
- a CDS encoding competence protein CoiA, whose protein sequence is MFIATDAKQQRWNCLEKIPMKKEGPFFCLLCGKEVRLKKGVVMRPHFAHVSLEACPFHHETESPEHLELKLGLYQWAKQNSDAEVESPLQAFQQIADVLLPDQKIALEVQCSSLSMERLKERSDAYRKHGYQVYWLLGKNLWLKKSLSALQEGFVYFSQNRGFHLWELDLEKQEVRLHYLIHQDLRGRLYYRTQHFPFYGGNLLEVLRTPYAQQNLQQMTVPLDRQFKDYLRQQLYYRHSKWMALQEQLYLKGKHLLELDLEAFYPLCRPLKSSHFIQIRGDWRSYYQDFMTYYRSTGMKATQTLYSPRFYQNGKA, encoded by the coding sequence ATGTTTATTGCGACAGATGCAAAGCAACAGCGTTGGAATTGTTTGGAGAAGATCCCGATGAAAAAGGAAGGTCCTTTTTTCTGTCTCTTGTGTGGAAAGGAAGTCCGCTTAAAGAAAGGGGTCGTGATGCGTCCTCATTTTGCTCACGTTAGCCTAGAGGCTTGCCCCTTTCATCATGAGACGGAAAGTCCCGAACATCTAGAGTTAAAGCTGGGGCTTTATCAATGGGCCAAGCAAAACTCAGATGCTGAAGTAGAAAGTCCTCTGCAGGCTTTCCAACAGATTGCGGATGTTCTCCTTCCGGATCAAAAGATTGCCTTAGAAGTGCAATGTAGTTCCTTGTCTATGGAGCGTTTGAAAGAACGGAGCGATGCCTATCGCAAGCATGGTTATCAGGTCTATTGGTTGTTAGGGAAAAACTTGTGGCTTAAGAAAAGCTTGTCTGCTCTGCAAGAAGGTTTTGTCTATTTTAGTCAAAATAGGGGCTTTCATCTCTGGGAGTTGGACCTAGAGAAGCAGGAAGTTCGTCTCCACTATCTCATTCATCAAGACTTGCGAGGGCGTCTTTATTATCGGACTCAACATTTTCCTTTTTATGGAGGGAATCTGTTAGAAGTTTTGCGGACGCCTTATGCCCAACAAAACTTGCAACAAATGACAGTCCCTCTAGACAGACAGTTTAAGGACTATCTTCGTCAACAGCTGTACTACCGGCATTCTAAATGGATGGCTCTTCAGGAACAACTCTATCTGAAAGGAAAGCATCTCCTGGAATTGGACTTGGAAGCTTTTTATCCCCTTTGTCGGCCGCTGAAGTCTTCCCATTTTATCCAGATTAGGGGAGATTGGCGAAGCTATTACCAGGACTTTATGACCTACTATCGTTCAACTGGAATGAAAGCGACGCAGACTCTTTATTCACCTCGTTTTTATCAGAATGGGAAAGCTTAA
- the pepF gene encoding oligoendopeptidase F has product MVKQRNEIDEKYQWDLSTIFATDQAWEEEATALAAAIKDAAHFAGSLLSSPANLLETTEVYLDLSRRLEKVYVYAHMKNDQDTRVAKYQEFQSKAMSLYSLLGETFAFYEPEFMEITEEQYANFLKEVPALEAYAHYFDKLLKTKEHVLSQKEEELLAGAGEIFAAAGETFEILDNADIVFPMVKDDQGQKVQLTHGNYISLVESKDRQVRKEAYQALYGVYEQYQHTYAKTLQTNVKVHNYNAKVRKFSSAREAALSANFIPESVYDSLVEAVNKHLPLLQRYVKLRSKILGIEDLKMYDVYTPLSSTDYKFTYEEALAKSEQALAVLGDDYLSRVKRAFTERWIDVHVNQGKRSGAYSGGSYDTNAFMLLNWQDTLDNLFTLVHETGHSMHSSYTRETQPYVYGDYSIFLAEIASTTNENILTEQLLAEVEDDETRFAILNHFLDGFRGTVFRQTQFAEFEHAIHKADQEGQVLTSEFLNELYADLNEKYYGLSKEDNPEIQYEWARIPHFYYNYYVFQYSTGFAAASALAEKIVHGTQEDKDKYLEYLKAGNSDYPLNVIRKAGVDMEKEDYLNAAFEVFERRLNEFEALVEKLGLA; this is encoded by the coding sequence ATGGTAAAACAACGAAATGAAATTGATGAAAAATACCAATGGGATTTGTCAACCATTTTTGCGACAGACCAAGCTTGGGAAGAAGAAGCAACTGCTTTAGCTGCAGCGATTAAAGATGCTGCCCATTTTGCAGGCTCTTTATTGTCTTCTCCAGCCAACCTATTAGAAACAACAGAAGTTTATTTGGACTTGAGCCGTCGTTTGGAGAAGGTCTATGTCTACGCCCATATGAAGAATGATCAGGATACGCGCGTAGCCAAATACCAAGAATTCCAATCAAAAGCCATGTCCCTTTACAGCCTTTTAGGGGAGACTTTTGCCTTCTACGAACCAGAATTTATGGAGATCACCGAAGAGCAATATGCCAACTTCTTGAAAGAAGTCCCTGCCTTAGAAGCTTATGCTCATTACTTTGACAAATTGCTCAAAACCAAAGAGCACGTTCTTTCTCAAAAAGAAGAAGAATTGCTAGCAGGAGCGGGTGAAATCTTTGCTGCTGCGGGTGAAACCTTTGAGATTCTGGACAATGCCGATATCGTCTTCCCAATGGTGAAAGATGACCAAGGGCAAAAAGTGCAGTTGACTCATGGAAACTATATTTCTTTGGTAGAGTCGAAGGATCGCCAAGTCCGTAAGGAAGCTTACCAAGCCTTGTATGGTGTCTACGAACAGTACCAACATACTTATGCCAAGACCCTTCAGACCAACGTCAAGGTCCACAATTACAATGCTAAGGTTCGCAAATTCTCTAGCGCGCGTGAAGCAGCTCTTTCTGCTAACTTTATCCCAGAGAGCGTCTATGATAGCTTGGTAGAAGCGGTTAACAAGCATTTGCCTTTGTTACAACGCTACGTGAAACTTCGCTCAAAAATCTTGGGAATTGAAGATTTGAAGATGTATGATGTCTACACACCATTGTCTTCTACTGATTACAAGTTCACCTACGAAGAAGCCCTTGCTAAATCTGAGCAGGCTTTGGCGGTGCTTGGTGATGATTACCTATCCCGCGTGAAGCGCGCCTTCACCGAACGTTGGATCGACGTCCATGTCAACCAAGGGAAACGCTCAGGGGCCTATTCAGGTGGTTCATACGATACCAATGCCTTTATGTTGTTAAACTGGCAAGATACATTGGACAACCTCTTCACCTTGGTGCATGAAACTGGTCACAGTATGCATTCTAGCTATACACGTGAGACCCAACCTTATGTCTATGGAGATTATTCTATCTTCCTTGCTGAGATTGCTTCCACAACCAATGAAAATATCTTGACTGAGCAATTGTTGGCAGAAGTAGAAGATGATGAAACCCGTTTTGCCATTCTCAACCACTTCTTGGATGGTTTCCGTGGTACCGTCTTCCGTCAAACCCAGTTTGCTGAGTTTGAGCATGCCATTCATAAAGCAGATCAAGAAGGACAAGTCTTGACCAGCGAATTCTTGAATGAGCTCTATGCGGACTTGAACGAGAAATACTATGGTCTTTCTAAAGAAGACAATCCAGAAATCCAATACGAATGGGCTCGTATTCCTCATTTCTACTATAACTACTATGTTTTCCAATATTCAACCGGTTTTGCAGCAGCTTCTGCCTTGGCTGAGAAAATCGTTCATGGAACACAAGAAGATAAGGACAAATATCTAGAGTATTTGAAGGCCGGAAATTCAGATTACCCACTCAACGTCATCCGCAAGGCGGGTGTTGATATGGAAAAAGAAGACTACCTCAATGCCGCCTTTGAAGTCTTTGAACGTCGTCTCAATGAATTTGAGGCCCTGGTTGAAAAATTAGGATTGGCCTAA
- a CDS encoding O-methyltransferase, which yields MVESYSKNANHNMRRPVVKEEIVSFMRERQAPVTDALKELEEFARRENIPIIPHETVAFFRLFLQTMQPKSILEIGTAIGFSALLMAEQVPDARITTIDRNEEMIGFAKENFARFDQRNQITLLEGDAVDLLEHIEQRFDLIFMDSAKSKYIVFLPEVLKRLEVGGVVILDDIFQGGDVARDIMEVRRGQRTIYRGLQRLFDATLDHPGLTASLIPLGDGILMIRKNEEEISLPTEE from the coding sequence ATGGTAGAGTCTTACAGTAAAAATGCCAACCACAATATGCGCCGCCCAGTTGTCAAGGAGGAAATTGTCTCTTTCATGCGGGAGCGCCAAGCGCCGGTAACGGATGCTTTAAAGGAGCTAGAAGAATTTGCTCGACGGGAAAATATTCCCATCATCCCTCATGAAACGGTTGCTTTCTTTCGTCTCTTTTTGCAGACCATGCAACCCAAGTCAATCTTAGAAATTGGGACAGCAATCGGCTTTTCGGCCCTCTTGATGGCAGAGCAAGTGCCTGATGCAAGGATTACAACCATTGATCGCAACGAGGAAATGATTGGTTTTGCCAAGGAAAACTTTGCTCGTTTTGATCAACGTAACCAAATCACCCTCTTAGAAGGGGATGCGGTCGATCTGCTGGAGCATATCGAGCAACGCTTTGACTTGATTTTTATGGATTCGGCTAAGTCCAAGTACATCGTCTTTCTTCCAGAAGTTCTCAAACGGTTGGAAGTTGGGGGAGTGGTGATTTTAGACGATATCTTCCAAGGGGGAGATGTAGCACGTGATATTATGGAAGTCCGTCGTGGACAACGCACCATCTATCGAGGTTTGCAACGTCTTTTTGACGCCACTTTGGACCATCCTGGCTTGACGGCCAGTCTGATTCCGCTCGGTGATGGCATTCTCATGATCCGTAAAAACGAGGAAGAGATTTCCTTGCCGACAGAAGAGTAG
- a CDS encoding peptidylprolyl isomerase has product MKKKFVAGAVTLLSVVALAACAKGGSDKDIVTMKGDTITVGDFYDEIKHNQGAQQYLFQMTINKVFEKEYGLKVSDKDVEKKVDEQKKQLGEAFNSYLTQQGLTEETNKQQIRSNLLLEYAVDQAISKELTDEAYKKAFESYTPEITANVIKLDSEEKANEVLASVKAEGADFAQIAKENSTDASTKEKGGEIKFDSGTTTVPTRVKEAASKLDVNGISDVVIDPASQKSAGAYYIVKVTKKEEKGSDWKKYEKRLKEILTAERKNDANFIRSIIAKAMTNANIKVKDDAFKATFNQYMQNIGATTEDSSSSK; this is encoded by the coding sequence ATGAAGAAAAAATTTGTAGCTGGAGCGGTGACCCTTTTATCCGTTGTAGCGCTAGCAGCTTGTGCAAAAGGTGGCAGTGACAAAGATATCGTCACAATGAAGGGTGACACGATCACTGTTGGTGATTTCTATGATGAAATCAAACATAACCAAGGTGCACAACAATACCTGTTCCAAATGACCATTAATAAAGTCTTTGAAAAAGAATACGGCTTAAAAGTCTCAGACAAAGATGTTGAGAAAAAAGTTGATGAGCAGAAAAAACAATTGGGTGAAGCCTTCAATAGCTACCTCACTCAACAAGGGTTGACAGAAGAAACCAACAAACAACAAATCCGTAGTAACCTTTTGTTAGAGTATGCGGTTGACCAAGCTATTTCAAAAGAGTTGACAGACGAAGCTTATAAAAAAGCCTTTGAAAGCTATACACCAGAAATCACTGCAAATGTGATAAAATTGGATTCAGAAGAAAAAGCGAATGAAGTTCTTGCAAGTGTAAAAGCTGAAGGCGCTGACTTTGCACAAATTGCCAAAGAAAATTCTACAGATGCTAGCACCAAAGAAAAGGGTGGAGAAATCAAATTTGACTCTGGAACAACAACTGTTCCAACCCGTGTCAAGGAAGCAGCATCTAAGCTTGATGTAAATGGTATTTCAGATGTCGTTATTGATCCTGCTAGTCAAAAAAGCGCTGGTGCCTACTATATCGTTAAAGTAACTAAGAAGGAAGAAAAAGGATCTGACTGGAAGAAATACGAAAAACGCTTGAAAGAAATTCTGACGGCAGAACGTAAAAATGATGCCAACTTTATCCGTAGCATCATTGCCAAAGCAATGACAAATGCCAATATCAAGGTCAAAGATGATGCCTTCAAGGCAACCTTCAACCAATACATGCAAAATATTGGTGCAACAACAGAAGATAGCTCATCTTCTAAATAA
- a CDS encoding LURP-one-related/scramblase family protein: protein MKTYLVKQKFRLGGERFDIKNDLGMVEYQVEGSFLKIPKTFTVFDVEGQKVSHITKKPFSLLPQFTVELADGSSFFIRKKLTLLRDKYEISNLGLRIEGNIWDLDFKLLDDRDQLVAEISKQVFTLTSTYQVSVYEEEYANLVISLCLAIDYVEMMENGS from the coding sequence ATGAAAACGTATCTGGTCAAACAAAAGTTTCGACTTGGAGGGGAACGCTTTGATATCAAAAATGATCTGGGAATGGTAGAATACCAGGTAGAAGGTTCATTTTTGAAAATTCCTAAAACCTTTACGGTATTTGATGTGGAAGGCCAGAAGGTCAGCCATATCACGAAGAAGCCTTTTAGCCTCTTACCTCAATTCACTGTAGAATTAGCGGATGGCTCCAGTTTTTTTATCCGTAAAAAACTGACCTTACTCCGTGATAAGTACGAAATTTCTAATTTAGGACTACGCATCGAAGGCAATATCTGGGATTTGGATTTCAAGTTATTGGATGATCGCGACCAGCTGGTTGCAGAGATTAGCAAGCAAGTCTTTACCTTGACGTCGACTTATCAGGTTTCCGTCTATGAAGAGGAATATGCCAATCTGGTGATTTCCTTGTGTCTTGCCATTGACTATGTAGAAATGATGGAAAATGGCTCCTAA